The following DNA comes from Streptococcus pasteurianus.
GTGAGTTGTCAGATATGATTACAGTTGATATCCCAACAGATACACGTGTTATTTCAATTTCTGTGGAAGATACGGATGCCCAAGAAGCCGCTGATATTGCTAACGCTGTCCGTGAAATTGCTGCTGAAAAGATTAAAGCTGTTACAAAAGTAGATGACGTGACAACCTTAGAAGCTGCAGCTACGCCTAAACATCCTTCATCTCCAAACGTTAAGAAAAATCTTGCTTTAGGGATGCTTGTTGGTGGGGCTCTAGCTGTTATTGTTATTCTTGTAGTTGAAGTGCTTGATGATCGTGTTCGTCGTCCAGAAGATATCGAAGAAGTGCTTGGTATGACTCTTCTAGGAGTTGTACCAGATATTGATAAAATGTAAGGAGAAAGATTGTAATGCCACAATTAGAATTAGTGAGATCTAAAGCTCAAATGGTTAAATCTATGGAAGAATATTACAATTCTATCCGTACCAATGTTCAGTTTAGTGGACGTGATTTAAAAGTGATTACGCTAACGTCTGCTCAGGCAGGTGAAGGCAAATCGACCACATCGGTTAATCTTGCTATCTCATTTGCGCGTGCAGGTTTTCGCACTCTTTTGATTGATGCGGATACACGCAATTCAGTTATGTCAGGTACATTTAAGTCTAATGAACGTTATCAAGGCTTGACAAGTTTCTTGTCTGGAAATGCAGAACTGTCAGATGTTATTTGTGATACAACAATTGATAATTTAATGATTATTCCTTCTGGGCAAGTCCCACCAAACCCCACATCATTGATTCAAAACGATAATTTTAAGGCAATGATTGAAACCGTGCGTGGTCTTTACGATTATGTGATTATTGATACACCCCCTCTTGGCTTGGTTATTGATGCAGCTATTTTAGCGCATTACTCAGATGCTAGTCTAGTTGTGGCAAAAGCAGGAGTTGATAAACGCCGTACCATTACGAAACTAAAAGAACAACTAGAACAAAGTGGCTCTATTTTCCTTGGTGTTATTTTAAATAAATATGATATTCACTTAGATAATTATGGGGCATATGGTAGTTATGGCGGTTATGGTGCTTATGGTAATTACGGAAAAGGTAAAGAAAAAACCAAAACTGGTAGAGTTAAACGAAAAAAATAATTGATATCTTTACCTTAGAATAGGAAACAGGAAGTTATATGTATAGCGAAGATTCGAAAAAGAAAGTATACTACCTTTCGTCGGATATTATAGCTTTAGTGGTAAGTTATTTCATCTTAGCACAATTTTATCCTTATCATCTTTTCGATAGTAAGTTCTTTGCAGTTGTTTTTGGAATTTTAATCGTGATTGTCAGTATTTTGAGTGATGAGTACTCTACAATCACTAATCGTGGTTATTTAAAAGAATTGAAAGCATCTGTGATTTATGGTATGAAAGTTTTAGTTTTATTTACTTTTGTACTGATACTTGGAAAAATTCGTTTTATCCATGACATTTCACAGATGTCTTATTTCTTCTTAGGGCAAATTTTTATTTTAGTAAGTCTTTTGGTCTTCATTGGACGTATTTTAGTTAAGAATTTTTTCACAAGTTATACAACGGATATTAAACAGGTATTGTTTGTCACGGATTTTACGAATGGTAAAGAAGTCATTAAAGAACTTAATAATTCCAATTACCATATAGCTGCTTATATCAGTCGTCGTGATAATCCAAAAATTTCACAACCGATTTTAAAAAGTACTAAAGAAATTAGGGACTTCGTGGCAACTCACCAAGTTGATGAGATATTTGTCGCTAAAAATCATCAAGATGATTTTATAGAATTTGCACATTGCTTAAAATTGTTAGGAATTCCAACGACAGTAGCTGTTGGGAATTATTCAGACTTCTATGTTGGAAATAGTGTTCTAAAAAAGATTAGTGATATGACCTTCATAACGACAGCATTCAATATTGTAAAATTCCGTCAGGTTGCTTTAAAACGTCTTATGGATATTGCAATGGCTTTAGTTGGCTTAGTGATTACTGGGATTGTAGCTATTATTATTGCACCGATAGTCAAGAAACAATCACCAGGACCACTAATTTTTAAACAAAAACGTGTTGGTAAAAACGGTAAGGTTTTTGAAATTTACAAATTTAGAAGCATGTACACCGATGCTGAAGAACGCAAAAAAGAATTACTAGCGAAAAATGATTTGGATACAAACTTGATGTTTAAAATGGAAGATGACCCTCGTATTTTTCCATTTGGGCACAAGTTGCGGAATTGGTCCATTGATGAGTTACCACAATTTATCAATGTTCTAAAAGGTGAAATGTCTGTTGTGGGCACGCGTCCACCAACGCTTGACGAATATCATCACTATGAGTTACATCATTTCAAACGTTTAACAACCAAACCAGGAATTACTGGCTTATGGCAAGTTAGCGGTCGTAGTGACATTACTGACTTTGAAGAAGTAGTGGCACTTGATATGAAGTATATCCAAAATTGGAGCATTAGTGAAGATATTAAGATTATTGCGAAAACATTTGGAGTTGTATTATCTAAAAAAGGTAGTAGGTAATGGACTATATTCTAAATTTAGGTAAAAACTCAGATGATTAGGATATTTTTGGTAAAAAGGTTAACATAAGGAATATTTTATGAAAATTTGTTTAGTTGGTTCAAGTGGTGGACACTTGACACATTTATATTTATTACAGGATTTTTGGAAGAATCAAGACCGATTTTGGGTCACTTTTGATAAAGAC
Coding sequences within:
- a CDS encoding tyrosine-protein kinase — protein: MPQLELVRSKAQMVKSMEEYYNSIRTNVQFSGRDLKVITLTSAQAGEGKSTTSVNLAISFARAGFRTLLIDADTRNSVMSGTFKSNERYQGLTSFLSGNAELSDVICDTTIDNLMIIPSGQVPPNPTSLIQNDNFKAMIETVRGLYDYVIIDTPPLGLVIDAAILAHYSDASLVVAKAGVDKRRTITKLKEQLEQSGSIFLGVILNKYDIHLDNYGAYGSYGGYGAYGNYGKGKEKTKTGRVKRKK
- a CDS encoding Wzz/FepE/Etk N-terminal domain-containing protein, coding for MNSNDQASIEIDVFYLLRKLWSKKFFIIFIALVVGTVALLGSIFLIKPKYTSTTRIYVVSKTADNITSQDLQAGSYLVNDYKEVITSSEVLSSVIDQQKLALSTSELSDMITVDIPTDTRVISISVEDTDAQEAADIANAVREIAAEKIKAVTKVDDVTTLEAAATPKHPSSPNVKKNLALGMLVGGALAVIVILVVEVLDDRVRRPEDIEEVLGMTLLGVVPDIDKM
- a CDS encoding sugar transferase produces the protein MYSEDSKKKVYYLSSDIIALVVSYFILAQFYPYHLFDSKFFAVVFGILIVIVSILSDEYSTITNRGYLKELKASVIYGMKVLVLFTFVLILGKIRFIHDISQMSYFFLGQIFILVSLLVFIGRILVKNFFTSYTTDIKQVLFVTDFTNGKEVIKELNNSNYHIAAYISRRDNPKISQPILKSTKEIRDFVATHQVDEIFVAKNHQDDFIEFAHCLKLLGIPTTVAVGNYSDFYVGNSVLKKISDMTFITTAFNIVKFRQVALKRLMDIAMALVGLVITGIVAIIIAPIVKKQSPGPLIFKQKRVGKNGKVFEIYKFRSMYTDAEERKKELLAKNDLDTNLMFKMEDDPRIFPFGHKLRNWSIDELPQFINVLKGEMSVVGTRPPTLDEYHHYELHHFKRLTTKPGITGLWQVSGRSDITDFEEVVALDMKYIQNWSISEDIKIIAKTFGVVLSKKGSR